A region of the bacterium genome:
CGGACTTTGAAGATGCGAGTTTTGATGTTGTATGGGGATGTGAAAGCATCTGTTATGCAGATAACAAGGAAGAGTTTGTCAAAGAGGTCTATCGGATTTTAAAGCCGGGCGGGCGCTTCATCATGGCGGACGGTATGGTACAAAAATTTGAAGATAATGATAATCCCATCGTGGCTAAGGGACGCGATGGTTGGGCGGCCAACTATGTAGAGACACCGGAGCGCTTCAAACAATTTTTAGAAAATACGGGTTTTACAAATATTACCTACCGCGATATTACGGATCATATCATGCATTCGGCCAAACGCCTTTATTGGGTTTCGTTCCCGGCGAAATTGAATCAGTGGATTCGCCCGATGTTCGGAAAAACGGTTGCCGAACATAATAAAGGAAACGTTGATGCGTGTAAGTATCAGTATTTGGCGTTCAAAAAAAGGCTTTTAGTGTATGGAATTTTGTGTGGCGTAAAACGATAAGCTGTTTTTTGTAAACTTTCAAAATGAAAATTTATGAATTCGTATCACCAAAAAATCATAGAGTACTACCACGGTACTGAAAAAGCCTATAAGTATGGCTGGGGTGTGGAAAAAAATCTCGCCATTCACTATGGATACTGGGATGATAAAGTAAAATCTTTTTCACAATCTTTACAACGGATGAATGAAATCATGGCGGAAGAGGCGGTCATTTCGATGGGAGATCGTATATTAGATGCGGGTTGTGGTGTAGGTGGGAGCGGTATTTTTTTAGCAAAGACGCTGGGTTGCTATACGGTTGGGCTCACGTTGAGCCACCGTCAAAAAAAACGAGCGGAAGAAAATGCATTACGCTACAATGTTTCGGAGC
Encoded here:
- a CDS encoding methyltransferase domain-containing protein, yielding MSTYHQNIIAFYDVLENPLRMIWDLDKSYAIHYGYWDEKVKSFPESLLRMNEVMAETAQIKSHERVLDAGCGVGGSSIFLARTIGCKTVGITLSANQVQRAKKNAQNSGTAHLNEFKVMDYSHTDFEDASFDVVWGCESICYADNKEEFVKEVYRILKPGGRFIMADGMVQKFEDNDNPIVAKGRDGWAANYVETPERFKQFLENTGFTNITYRDITDHIMHSAKRLYWVSFPAKLNQWIRPMFGKTVAEHNKGNVDACKYQYLAFKKRLLVYGILCGVKR